A window of Dermacentor andersoni chromosome 4, qqDerAnde1_hic_scaffold, whole genome shotgun sequence genomic DNA:
TTGTCCTCGCTGCCTCTTCTGCGTCCGCCTCATCCATCAAATGCTCCGAGGCATCTTCACTGGTTCCAGGGCCGGCGATGCTTGCATAAGTACGGGGGCACTCACCGTCTTCGTGACCGAAACGTCGACAAGCTCCGCATCGCGGCACCTTACACTCCCGTCGAATGTGTCCCGTACCTCGGCAGCGAAGACATAACGGAGGCCTTCCAGGCACAACGACGAGTGCCAACTCACCCCCAACGTTAAGCTGGTGCGGCAAGTCGTCCAGTTTAACGCCAGCTTTCAATTTCAGCGTGACCATCCTGCTCGTTGAGCCTTTCTCTGACACGCCGtgcacacgccagcgctcccgggccaCCTCGGAGACCTTTCCGTACGGTGCGAGCGCGGCACGCACGTCCTCGTCCGGCACGGTGTGAAGCAGCCAATGGAGCTTGAGACGTacgtcctggttcgccgggtcaatAACCAAGCAGCGACGTTCTTTGACGCGCAGCTCACCGACGCCTGCAATCTTCTTAACGGCATCCGCATCCTTCAGCGTGATGGCCCAGACGTGGCTCATCcgatacgcccccagggcgataacatccgaGAGCAGCGATTGCCTAGCCAACGCGTCTcgaaaatcttccacccggtaCGGGCGGGCCCTGATATCCGCGTGCAAAAAAACAGTATTTAAAACTAAACGCCCGGTTGGGAGACTT
This region includes:
- the LOC140217140 gene encoding uncharacterized protein, with protein sequence MMTGSVGAASAASSGRGNRAMEMENDYQVVLPSLPTGRLVLNTVFLHADIRARPYRVEDFRDALARQSLLSDVIALGAYRMSHVWAITLKDADAVKKIAGVGELRVKERRCLVIDPANQDVRLKLHWLLHTVPDEDVRAALAPYGKVSEVARERWRVHGVSEKGSTSRMVTLKLKAGVKLDDLPHQLNVGGELALVVVPGRPPLCLRCRGTGHIRRECKVPRCGACRRFGHEDGECPRTYASIAGPGTSEDASEHLMDEADAEEAARTTGKTETKDGPSFTPLVKQKTTTTLTSPAVVASQLAQRDPESDSGHSAVADTKASLKTPDRVEPRIADAMDADDEAAALTAGKRSREESAGENLQPGGSSSGEPPPKTTGSRRSSLKPRPNLLAESRQAGKLPP